From the genome of Flavobacterium luteolum, one region includes:
- a CDS encoding Rossmann-like and DUF2520 domain-containing protein, producing the protein MIQITIIGSGNVAQHLIKAFSASKIVEIKQVFARKKEALLHLIDSEKIVTDYSQLQSADLHIISVSDNAITEVSEQLPFNNQLVVHTSGTSSIELLNPKNRRGVFYPLQTFSKNKELNYSIIPFCLEAENTADFKLLETVAKSVSTAVYSISSEQRKALHVAAVFVSNFTNHLYQIGQEVCEENQVPFAVLRPLIQETADKINTLNPIDAQTGPAIRYDSNTINAHLAFLQDENKKKIYKILTQSIQHNGKKL; encoded by the coding sequence ATGATTCAGATAACAATAATCGGTTCCGGCAATGTTGCACAGCATTTGATAAAGGCTTTTTCTGCCAGCAAAATTGTTGAAATTAAACAGGTTTTTGCACGAAAGAAAGAGGCTTTACTTCACTTAATTGATTCTGAAAAAATAGTTACGGATTACAGTCAATTACAATCAGCTGATTTACATATAATTTCAGTTTCAGATAATGCTATAACAGAAGTTTCAGAACAACTGCCATTTAATAATCAGCTGGTGGTTCATACCTCGGGAACATCCTCAATTGAACTCTTAAATCCGAAAAACCGACGCGGTGTATTTTATCCACTTCAGACTTTTTCTAAAAATAAAGAATTAAATTATTCTATTATCCCTTTTTGTCTAGAAGCAGAAAACACAGCCGATTTTAAGCTTTTAGAAACCGTTGCAAAAAGCGTTTCTACAGCCGTTTATTCTATTAGTTCAGAACAGCGTAAAGCGCTTCATGTAGCAGCCGTTTTTGTGAGCAATTTTACCAATCATTTGTATCAAATCGGACAAGAAGTCTGTGAAGAAAATCAAGTGCCTTTTGCAGTTTTAAGACCTTTAATTCAGGAAACTGCTGATAAAATTAACACACTCAATCCGATTGATGCCCAAACTGGACCGGCCATACGCTACGATTCAAATACGATTAATGCGCATCTGGCTTTTTTACAAGACGAAAACAAAAAAAAAATCTATAAAATCCTAACACAATCTATACAGCATAATGGCAAAAAGTTATAA
- a CDS encoding KdsC family phosphatase, producing the protein MAKSYKEIMNDITTFVFDVDGVLTDSSVFVTNEGEMLRTMNIRDGFAMKAAIESGYHVCIISGGSNEGVRIRLRNLGISDIHLGTPDKVKTFNAYCESKNIKPENVLYMGDDIPDFHVMKLVGLPTSPQDASPEIKNICRYISHVKGGRGAARDVIEQVMKVQGKWMEYFNGQHD; encoded by the coding sequence ATGGCAAAAAGTTATAAAGAAATAATGAATGACATCACAACCTTTGTTTTTGATGTAGACGGCGTACTTACAGACAGTTCTGTTTTTGTAACCAATGAAGGCGAAATGTTAAGAACAATGAATATTCGTGATGGTTTTGCGATGAAAGCAGCTATCGAAAGCGGTTATCATGTGTGCATTATTTCTGGCGGAAGCAATGAAGGTGTACGCATTCGTCTTCGCAATCTAGGTATTTCTGACATTCATTTGGGAACTCCTGATAAAGTAAAAACTTTTAACGCTTACTGCGAAAGCAAAAATATTAAACCTGAAAATGTATTGTATATGGGAGACGACATCCCTGATTTTCATGTTATGAAATTAGTTGGACTACCTACCTCTCCTCAAGATGCAAGTCCAGAAATTAAAAATATCTGTCGATACATTTCACACGTAAAAGGCGGACGTGGTGCTGCAAGAGACGTTATAGAGCAAGTGATGAAAGTGCAAGGCAAATGGATGGAGTATTTTAATGGACAGCACGATTAG
- a CDS encoding geranylgeranylglycerol-phosphate geranylgeranyltransferase translates to MKFLKLIRYKNLLMLAFMQLLFRYAFLKQQQVPLALADWQYGLLVLSTVLLAAAGYVINNIYDVGTDTINKPNDVVVGKGITETAAYNIYIGLNISGVAIGFILSNIIMRPTFASLFILIASLLYFYATTLKQIMILGNFVVALLLAVSVLIIGVFDLFPATTSENQAQMASLFSILTDYALFAFMINFIREIVKDIEDVNGDYNMGLNTLPVAIGVNRAAKIALGFAIISFILSGLYCNTYFMQNKLYIAVFYAFATVLAPLLYFIVKIFSAKSQKDFHHLSTILKLILFFGILSILVIALNIKYNA, encoded by the coding sequence ATGAAATTCCTCAAACTCATTCGTTATAAAAACCTTTTAATGCTTGCTTTCATGCAGCTGCTTTTTCGCTATGCTTTTTTAAAACAGCAACAAGTTCCTTTGGCATTAGCTGACTGGCAATACGGATTACTAGTTTTAAGCACTGTATTACTTGCCGCGGCAGGTTATGTTATTAATAATATTTATGACGTAGGAACCGATACCATCAACAAACCAAATGATGTTGTTGTAGGGAAAGGAATTACAGAAACTGCAGCTTATAATATTTATATTGGTTTAAATATTTCTGGGGTTGCAATTGGTTTTATTCTGTCGAATATTATCATGAGACCAACTTTTGCATCGCTTTTTATTTTAATCGCATCACTTTTATATTTTTATGCGACAACTCTAAAACAAATCATGATTTTGGGCAATTTTGTTGTAGCATTGCTTTTGGCTGTTAGCGTTTTGATTATAGGAGTTTTTGATCTTTTTCCAGCTACAACGAGCGAAAATCAGGCACAAATGGCTAGTCTTTTTTCTATTTTAACAGATTATGCTCTTTTTGCTTTTATGATTAATTTTATTCGCGAGATTGTAAAAGACATTGAAGATGTAAATGGCGATTATAATATGGGACTGAATACATTACCAGTTGCAATTGGAGTTAATAGAGCTGCAAAAATAGCATTAGGTTTTGCTATAATTTCTTTTATTTTATCGGGACTTTACTGCAATACATACTTCATGCAAAACAAGCTTTATATAGCTGTATTTTATGCTTTTGCAACTGTTTTAGCACCTTTGCTTTATTTTATTGTCAAAATATTTAGTGCAAAATCTCAAAAAGATTTTCATCATTTAAGCACTATCCTGAAACTTATTTTATTCTTCGGAATTTTATCAATCTTGGTTATTGCCTTAAATATCAAATACAATGCTTAA